Proteins from one Pleuronectes platessa chromosome 16, fPlePla1.1, whole genome shotgun sequence genomic window:
- the csnk1da gene encoding casein kinase I: MELRVGNRYRLGRKIGSGSFGDIYLGTDISVGEEVAIKLECVKTKHPQLHIESKIYKMMQGGVGIPTIKWCGAEGDYNVMVMELLGPSLEDLFNFCSRKFSLKTVLLLADQMISRIEYIHSKNFIHRDVKPDNFLMGLGKKGNLVYIIDFGLAKKYRDARTHQHIPYRENKNLTGTARYASINTHLGIEQSRRDDLESLGYVLMYFNLGSLPWQGLKAATKRQKYERISEKKMSTPIEVLCKGYPSEFATYLNFCRSLRFDDKPDYSYLRQLFRNLFHRQGFSYDYVFDWNMLKFGANRAVEDAERERREREERLRHSRNPGARGMASASGRARATQDVAAPSPLNPTSHTGLEKERKVSMRLHRGAPVNISSSDLTGRQDTSRMSTSQALSRVTPSGLQSAAPR, from the exons ATGGAGTTGAGAGTAGGAAACCGATACAGACTGGGCAGGAAAATCGGAAGCGGGTCATTCGGAGACATATACCTGG GTACTGACATCTCAGTTGGGGAGGAGGTCGCCATCAAACTGGAATGTGTGAAGACCAAACACCCACAGCTCCACATAGAGAGCAAGATCTACAAGATGATGCAGGGTGGAG TGGGTATTCCAACGATAAAGTGGTGTGGGGCTGAGGGTGACTACAATGTGATGGTAATGGAGCTGCTGGGGCCCAGTCTGGAGGATCTGTTCAACTTCTGCTCCCGCAAGTTCAGCCTCAAGACAGTCCTACTGCTGGCCGACCAGATG ATCAGCCGCATCGAATACATCCACTCCAAGAACTTCATTCACAGAGATGTGAAGCCAGACAACTTTCTGATGGGGCTCGGTAAGAAGGGCAACCTGGTCTACATAATCGACTTCGGCCTGGCCAAGAAATACCGTGATGCCCGCACGCACCAGCACATCCCATACCGCGAGAACAAGAACCTGACCGGCACAGCCCGCTACGCCTCTATAAACACCCATCTGGGCATTG AACAGTCCAGACGGGACGACTTGGAGTCCCTGGGATACGTCCTGATGTACTTCAACCTGGGCTCTCTGCCCTGGCAAGGTCTCAAAGCAGCCACCAAGAGGCAGAAGTATGAACGCATCAGTGAGAAGAAAATGTCCACACCCATTGAGGTCCTCTGCAAAGGCTACCCAT CCGAGTTTGCCACCTACTTGAACTTCTGCCGTTCACTGCGGTTTGACGACAAACCAGACTACTCGTATCTCCGCCAGCTCTTCAGGAACCTCTTCCACCGCCAGGGCTTCTCTTACGACTACGTCTTCGACTGGAACATGCTCAAATTT GGGGCAAACAGGGCTGTGGAGGATGCAGAGAGGGAGCGTCGAGAGCGGGAAGAGAGGCTGAGGCATAGTAGGAACCCTGGAGCCAGGGGCATGGCATCAGCCTCAGGAAGAGCCAGGGCAACTCAGGACGTCGCAGCCCCCTCCCCGCTGAACCCTACCTCACACACAG gtttggagaaagagaggaaagtgaGCATGCGTCTTCATCGCGGAGCGCCTGTCAACATCTCTTCCTCAGACTTGACGGGGCGCCAGGACACATCCCGTATGTCCACCTCACAG GCTCTGTCCCGGGTCACGCCCAGCGGCCTCCAGTCTGCAGCTCCACGGTGA